One genomic region from Podarcis raffonei isolate rPodRaf1 chromosome Z, rPodRaf1.pri, whole genome shotgun sequence encodes:
- the LOC128406453 gene encoding LOW QUALITY PROTEIN: DNA-binding protein inhibitor ID-3-A-like (The sequence of the model RefSeq protein was modified relative to this genomic sequence to represent the inferred CDS: deleted 1 base in 1 codon; substituted 1 base at 1 genomic stop codon), whose product MKGISPIRSVRSCXEQAVCCLSDESFTITQGTSKSPAQEEPKNLLYNMNDCYSKLRGLVPRILQGTKVSQVEIMQHVIDYIFDLQIVLEEQAKKGQDPPSAETSLLSLKAAERASELCSKEERNLCH is encoded by the exons ATGAAAGGAATCAGCCCCATCAGATCAGTCAGGAGCTGCTAGGAA CAAGCTGTGTGCTGCCTCTCTGATGAGAGCTTCACCATCACCCAGGGAACGAGCA agagccCGGCTCAGGAGGAGCCCAAGAACCTCCTTTACAACATGAATGACTGCTACTCCAAGCTGCGCGGGCTGGTGCCGAGGATCCTGCAAGGCACCAAAGTCAGCCAAGTGGAAATCATGCAGCATGTAATCGACTATATCTTTGACCTGCAGATCGTGCTAGAGGAACAGGCGAAGAAGGGGCAAGATCCGCCCTCAGCCGAGACTTCCTTACTCTCTTTAAAAGCTGCAGAGCGGGCATCCGAACTTTGCTCAAAAGAGGAGAGGAATCTCTGCCACTAA